From the genome of Uranotaenia lowii strain MFRU-FL chromosome 1, ASM2978415v1, whole genome shotgun sequence, one region includes:
- the LOC129739785 gene encoding valacyclovir hydrolase-like, whose translation MIRFGTRGCQRLVAGCGHFSTRKMSTAKSLAPEPQEKQVKLGNSTSIHYVEAGLGEKGLLLLPGALGTAWSDFKPQIEQLPGLLPRYKVIAWDPPGYGKSRPPDKEFSEDFYERDAQDACELMERIGFRNFSILGWSDGGITGLIMAGTYATRIEKLVIWGSNAYIAEEEALAFEKMRDVSTWSARMRAPMEKIYGADGFPKIWSAWVDGMLRIYNGPRKGDICRNLLKQITAPTFILHGSKDPMIIPEHIPMLMNNIRDTDLHVFPEGKHNIHLRYAEEFNKLVSDFLQK comes from the exons ATGATACGCTTTGGCACTCGCGGATGTCAGCGGCTGGTAGCCGGATGTGGCCACTTTTCAACTCGAAAAATGAGTACTGCGAAATCGCTCGCACCAGAACCGCAGGAAAAACAAGTGAAATTAGGTAACTCAACGTCGATTCACTATGTGGAGGCCGGATTGGGCGAGAAAGGATTGTTGCTGCTTCCGGGAGCCCTCGGAACCGCTTGGAGCGATTTCAAGCCACAGATCGAGCAACTGCCTGGGCTGCTGCCCCGCTACAAGGTGATCGCTTGGGATCCGCCCGGATACGGAAAATCTCGTCCACCGGATAAGGAATTTTCGGAGGATTTTTACGAACGGGACGCCCAGGATGCTTGCGAGCTGATGGAGCGAATCGGTTTCAGGAATTTTTCGATTCTTGGCTGGAGCGATGGTGGAATAACGGGACTCATCATGGCCGGCACTTACGCAACACGGATCGAGAAGTTGGTTATTTGGGGCTCTAACGCCTACATTGCCGAGGAAGAGGCATTAGCGTTCGAAA aaatgcGTGATGTCAGCACCTGGTCCGCACGTATGAGAGCTCCCATGGAGAAGATCTACGGCGCTGACGGATTTCCGAAAATCTGGTCCGCCTGGGTCGATGGCATGCTGAGAATCTACAACGGACCAAGGAAGGGTGACATTTGCCGCAATCTATTGAAGCAAATTACGGCACCCACATTCATTCTTCATGGTAGCAAAGATCCGATGATCATACCGGAACATATCCCGATGCTGATGAACAACATCAGGGATACTGA TTTACACGTTTTTCCGGAAGGGAAGCACAACATTCATCTGAGATATGCAGAAGAATTCAACAAGCTTGTTAGCGATTTCCTTCAAAAGTAG
- the LOC129738345 gene encoding LOW QUALITY PROTEIN: vesicular integral-membrane protein VIP36-like (The sequence of the model RefSeq protein was modified relative to this genomic sequence to represent the inferred CDS: inserted 2 bases in 2 codons; deleted 1 base in 1 codon), which produces QSKDVVGNKASLAICTLVLLTYGVRDSLQQYEANDYMKREHSLIKPYQGSGMTIPYWDFIGSTFVTNSYVRLTPDLQSKSGAIWNHMACTSINWELHVTFKVNGKGKDLYGDGFAIWYAKERLQTGPVFGSKDYFQGLAIILDTYSNHNGPHNHQHPYISAMVNNGSLSYDHDRDGTHTQLAGCEAKFRNVDYDTMISIRYENDVLTVSTDLENKNVLKQCFQVTGIKLPTGYHFGVSANTGDLSDNHDLLAIKFYELEAPSLLSEDRSQIVPSAATFEAPREHREDPKTSGMSNVKIFFLILLAMLXVVVLVVIGIMFYXKHQENSRKRFY; this is translated from the exons CAGTCGAAGGACGTTGTAGGAAACAAGGCTAGCCTGGCGATCTGCACCTTGGTCCTGTTGACTTACGGTGTCCGTGACAGTCTTCAGCAGTACGAAGCTAACGATTATATGAAACGAGAGCACTCGCTCATCAAACCATACCAGG GATCCGGAATGACCATTCCATACTGGGACTTCATAGGATCGACCTTCGTCACGAACAGCTACGTTCGCCTCACTCCGGATCTGCAATCGAAGAGTGGAGCCATCTGGAACCACATG GCATGTACCTCCATCAACTGGGAACTTCACGTGACGTTTAAGGTG AACGGCAAGGGCAAGGACCTGTACGGTGATGGGTTCGCCATCTGGTACGCCAAGGAACGGCTGCAAACGGGTCCTGTATTCGGCAGCAAAGATTACTTCCAGGGATTGGCCATCATCCTGGATACCTACAGCAATCACAACGGGCCACATAAT cATCAGCACCCGTACATAAGTGCTATGGTCAATAACGGAAGCCTGTCGTACGATCACGATCGTGATGGAACCCACACTCAGCTGGCAGGTTGCGAGGCCAAATTCAGGAACGTCGACTACGACACGATGATTTCGATACGTTACGAAAATGACGTTCTCACGG TTTCAACCGATCTAGAAAACAAAAACGTCCTTAAGCAGTGCTTCCAAGTGACCGGAATCAAACTGCCAACGGGATATCATTTTGGCGTTTCGGCCAACACCGGTGATCTGTCGGACAATCACGACCTGCTTGCGATCAAGTTTTACGAACTGGAAGCTCCGTCTTTGCTGTCGGAAGATCGCAGCCAAATCGTACCGTCTGCGGCCACCTTCGAGGCACCCCGGGAACACCGGGAAGATCCGAAAACGTCCGGCATGTCAAACGTGAAAATCTTTTTCCTGATCCTGCTGGCCATGC TAGTGGTGGTGCTGGTCGTGATTGGAATCATGTTCT CAAAGCATCAGGAAAATTCCCGCAAACGGTTCTACTGA